The genomic DNA TTGGGAAAGAACGTGCCGATCGTCGAGGGAATGAACATGATCGACTGCGCGAAAATAATCGGCATGACGCCCGCGGTGTTCACCCGCAACGGCAAATGCGTGCTCTGCCCGCCGTACACTTTTCGGCCTACGACACGCTTGGCATATTGCACCGGTATTTTTCGCGTACCCTGCGTCAGCAGAACCACCACCGCCACCGTAACAACCATCAAGGCGAGCAGGAAAAGCTCGGTCAGAATTTCGCGATTACCGGCAGACACTTGCTGATATTCGTCAATAAGCGCATCCGGAAAGCGCGCAATAATTCCGATAAAAATAATCAACGAAATGCCGTTGCCGATGCCGCGCTCGGTGATCTGTTCGCCAAACCACATGATCAAAACCGTGCCCGCGGTCAACGTCATCATCGTCAGCAGGCGAAAACTCCAGCCGGGATCCGGCACCACCAGCAAGCCGTCCTGCAGCGACTGAATGTTTTCCAAATAGATGCTGACGCCATAAGCCTGCATGAATGCGATCAAAACGGTGCCGTAGCGGGTGTATTGCGTAATTTTTTTGCGCCCTTCTTCACCCTCTTTTTGCAGGCGTTGAAAATAAGGCATCACGGCCCCAAGCAACTGCAAAATGATCGAGGCGGAAATATAAGGCATGATGCCCAGCGCAAAAATGGTGGCGCGGCTGAAGGCGCCGCCCGCAAACAAATCATAAAGCTGCAGGATGCCGCCGCCTTGCGCTGTCTGCAAATAGGCCAGCAAGGCCTGGCTATTAATGCCCGGCACGGGAATATGCGTGCCGATACGCTCGACCAACAGCAAAAGCAACGTGAAGATGACACGTTTCTTCAGCTCGGGGATCTTGAAAATGTTCTTGAAACTGCTGAGGATCATAAGAACTTATTGTCCGGTTTTCGCAGACCCAGCGGCCGGCGGTTGAATGACGATCGCTTTGCCTCCGGCTTTTTCAAT from Cytophagia bacterium CHB2 includes the following:
- the secY gene encoding preprotein translocase subunit SecY translates to MILSSFKNIFKIPELKKRVIFTLLLLLVERIGTHIPVPGINSQALLAYLQTAQGGGILQLYDLFAGGAFSRATIFALGIMPYISASIILQLLGAVMPYFQRLQKEGEEGRKKITQYTRYGTVLIAFMQAYGVSIYLENIQSLQDGLLVVPDPGWSFRLLTMMTLTAGTVLIMWFGEQITERGIGNGISLIIFIGIIARFPDALIDEYQQVSAGNREILTELFLLALMVVTVAVVVLLTQGTRKIPVQYAKRVVGRKVYGGQSTHLPLRVNTAGVMPIIFAQSIMFIPSTIGTFFPNNEVIMNIVRYFDITSAVYWVMEALLIIFFTYFYTAIAFNPVDVADNMKKYGGFIPGVRPGKKTAEFIDNILSRITLPGSIFLALIAIFPYFLHKAMNVSLNFASFFGGTSLLIIVGVALDFLQQLESHLLMRHYDGFMKGGRIRGRRYAS